The Deferribacterota bacterium DNA window CTTTTTTATTCTTTTTTATTTGTGCATATCTTCTTTCTAAAGGCCTAAGAAATGTGCTTAGAATATCCATCTCCTTAGTAATTATTTCATCCTGATAGCTTAAGTTCCTATTTATTAAGTACATTGACCAAAACACGCCTACGAGAACTATAGAAAATATTAGTAGTTCAACTACAAATACATCTATATATTCTTTTAGCCTATCTACTAATGGCTTTTTTTCTAATAAATCTATCTTAATCATTTTGTGTCATCCACACGCCTTAAAGACAATCCAACTGCTACATTAAACCTATACATATTATTTTCAACAAAATCTATATCGGCTTCTTTAGTGTTTATATCTATTTTATTAAAGGGATTAAAATATTCTACCTCACTACTTAACTTCTCTCTTAAAAAATCAACAAACCCAGGTAAATAAACACCGCCACCACAAACATAAAATTTACCAACTTTCTGAGAAAGAGTCCTCTCAACATTTGCCAACACATTACTCAAAGATTGATAGGCCCTTTCATAAAATTGATTTATTATTGAAAGGCTTTCATCATCATTCTTCAATGATTCGCCACTACTTAAAATATTTACTACTTCATCATAGTTTCTGTCATACATCTGTTTAAACAGATCTATACAATTTTTAACACCCACATCAAGGTCAAAAGCAAATCTAAAAAGAGCATTTTCAACAAATGATATATGTATCTTCTCATGGCCAATATCAATTATTGAGACTAACCCCTCGATATCTGGATAGTTATATTCTAATAGGTTAACCAAAGCAAAGGTTTCTAGATCAAGGGTTTTTAAATGAAGCTTAGCAGTATCAAAAATAAATTTTATATCATTAATTATATCTTTTTTAGCAACTGCTACAATGACAGGTATTTTATTTTGATCTATCTTTTTGTCAGATATATAATAATCTATATTCATCGTATTTGGATCATAATCCACATATTGGTTAGACTCCCAACGAAAACTCTCTTTAAAGGTTTTCATATCCTCTATCTCTATATCTATT harbors:
- the pilM gene encoding type IV pilus assembly protein PilM, which translates into the protein MIKKGKNLVGVDFGSHSVKIAEIKPVKDSYLLKGISLLELPEESLVEGKIIDFTAVVDTLTEAYNKGRFTHKSVVTALKGFGAIAKRIDIEIEDMKTFKESFRWESNQYVDYDPNTMNIDYYISDKKIDQNKIPVIVAVAKKDIINDIKFIFDTAKLHLKTLDLETFALVNLLEYNYPDIEGLVSIIDIGHEKIHISFVENALFRFAFDLDVGVKNCIDLFKQMYDRNYDEVVNILSSGESLKNDDESLSIINQFYERAYQSLSNVLANVERTLSQKVGKFYVCGGGVYLPGFVDFLREKLSSEVEYFNPFNKIDINTKEADIDFVENNMYRFNVAVGLSLRRVDDTK